A segment of the Deltaproteobacteria bacterium genome:
TCCATCTCCATCAGGGGATTATTCCCATCTGGATCAGTCACCAGGATGGCCTTCTTCCCAATTCCGAACCCGAAATCGCTCACCGAAGACAGAGAAAGTCTCACGGTTTGGCCGGCCGCGTAACGGTCGAATTCGGTTGAAAGATACATGCGCCGGTTATAATCGCTTTCCCGGGTATCTACTTTGGAGGTGGCCGCCTCCCAGAATCTGGGCCGGCCGGCATCCAGATGGATCTCCTTCCCACCATAATGGCCGACCCCGCAACAATTCTGTTGGCGGATCATCTCCCAGAGTTCCTTGCTTTTAATCCCTTCGATATGAAAATCCAGGGCCAAGCCGTCCATGTGGGTGCTGGTTTTGGCTACTATCCCGCCCCCCTTTTTCAGGGAGGCATTATACTCAGGGCTCCGGTAGCCGGATGTCAGGAATATCTTTTTCCCGGGTGCCGCCAGGTCGGAAAAATAATCCAGCATGAAAATCAACCGGCGCGAGATGTGCTCCCCTTTCCGGTTCCCGGTATAGCCGAAGACCACGTCGATCCGGTCCAGGGCCGATTCATCAAAGGAGCCGTCGGGAAGAAGCAGGTCCACCTTGGCTTCCTTCTTGGTCTGTGCGTTTTGGATATGGATCTTCCCGTCCCCCATGAGGAAAAAAGGGGGAAATTTTAATTGGGCAAAGGCCGGCGAAATAAACAGGAAAAAGAAAAGGGGCCAGACAAGAAAGGGAATAAGCAAATCTTGTGACTTCAATGGGACTCCTTGGCGGATTTCGGGAGGCTATCGCCCTGAAAACCCATCATTACCCCCTGTAAGGCCGAAAAGATTTTCTGAATTGTTTCTGCTTCGGGAAGGGGGATTTTGAGGAATGATTCTCCTGTTTCCGGATCCTGGCTGATTCTTGGGCCTCTTGGTTTTGAGGCTTCCGGTGTTTCGCCGGAGGCCGGCCGGCCGAGGCCTTTGCTCAGATTCATTAAAAATTCCGCGCCACTCATTAGCAAAGGTTTCAAAAGGTCCAGCCCGGTACCGGTCCTATCTTCCCCAACAGGCACCGGCCGGCTTTCTCCCGAATCATGTCCCTCCGAAAGGATTGCCTGTTGATCCGATTCTTTTTCCGTTTCCTGTTGCCTGGCGATGGAAGGCCCGGCCTTTTCCAGGTTTTCCGCCAGGGTTTCCACGGATTGCATAAACCGTTTGAGTTGGGATTCGCCGATCATGACCACGTTTTCCCCATCCTGATCCAGGGCGCCGGCAAAGAGAGATCTTTTGAACTTAAGAAGATCCAGGATTCTTTCTTCGATGGAGGCCGAGGAGACAAAATTGATGACCCGAACCGGTTTGCGCTGGCCCAGCCGGTGGACCCGTCCGATGCGTTGTTCCAGGACGGCCGGATTCCAGGGGATATCCATGTTGATCACCGTGGATCCGCTCTGGAGGTTCAAGCCCACTCCCCCGGCATCG
Coding sequences within it:
- a CDS encoding DUF882 domain-containing protein, yielding MKSQDLLIPFLVWPLFFFLFISPAFAQLKFPPFFLMGDGKIHIQNAQTKKEAKVDLLLPDGSFDESALDRIDVVFGYTGNRKGEHISRRLIFMLDYFSDLAAPGKKIFLTSGYRSPEYNASLKKGGGIVAKTSTHMDGLALDFHIEGIKSKELWEMIRQQNCCGVGHYGGKEIHLDAGRPRFWEAATSKVDTRESDYNRRMYLSTEFDRYAAGQTVRLSLSSVSDFGFGIGKKAILVTDPDGNNPLMEMDIRTQEASDCLLIKDRTASHFINLALPANIKEGRYRIRLDFCQRPFEQMPLKIISNEIEILSQSLSSRR